Genomic window (Ruminococcus flavefaciens AE3010):
CTGCGCGGAGCTGACGTTCAAACAGATAGCTAAGGTGATGAAATGTCCTGAAACTACAGCAAAATCAAGGTATCAAAAGGCTATATCCATATTACAGGAAAAGGCAGGTGAACTGCAGTGAAAGACAACAGAATAAACGGAGAGCGCGATCCCGAGAAGGAGCTCCGGGACAAAATGTCCGAGCTTTCTTCAAATGTAGATTGCTTTGAAAAGATCTCCGCAAGAGCTTTTCCTGAGAAGTATCAGGATTTTTCAGACAGCGAGCTGACAGTAAGCGACCTTGAAAATGTTACAGGCAAACGCAGGGCTGTTCCCGTTCTGAAATGGGTATCAGTAGCAGCTGCAGCAGCTGCATGTATCGGAGTTCTGCCGAGGACGGTGTTCTTTCAGGAGTTCATGTCCAATGTAGGAACAGATACAAACGATAGGTATCGCAGTATAATATCTGAAATACAGAGTGAGACAGAGAAAAACACATATAAGGTCTACGATATGCCACTCAGTGAGTATATTGCGGACGATGTTCTTGTATCTCCCATTTACAGCTGTCCCTTTGAGGCAGAGGATACAGACGGAGTAAATGTCCGTGTGTACGTGAGGGAGATAAACGGTGTTCCTACCAATCAGGTATATGCTGTGGAGTACACAGGCAGCTACAGCGAGGCAAACTATCTTGCGGCTGCTGAGTCAAAGGCTAAATTTACCGATGAGGATATAGACAGTATTGGCGGTATGCGTCTTGAAACCAATGATAACGAGGCGTATATGGCTGCCTGCAATGCCTTTACGGGCGACAAATACAGTCTGCTCACAGACAAGGTGGGAAACAGAGCTACAGCTGCTTCATATTCATTTGTCAGCTACTTCAAGGACGATAAAGGCGTAATGGCAGTGAATACACAGGTGCTGTACTGCTATTATCAGGATACAGACAAGGTCTACCGCAATATTGTATCCGATGAAAGCGAAAAGTATTACTACGACGTGATGATGACCTGTTACGACAGTAAGTCGGACAGCTATGTGAAGTATGAGCTTCCCGAAGCAAAGAAGCTGTGGAAAACATCGCTGAATTACGACGGTTCAAACGCCATGCCAAAGGAGAACAAGTCCGTTTTTAATAAGAAAGAATTTTTTGCCAATACGGCAGAATGTGATAACGAAAAAACTCTTAGCTGGTATGAGCCGTATGTTTTAGCAGATGAAGCTCTCGTTGACGACGAGATACAGACCATGAACCTTGGCTTGCCAACGGTGACCAACACGTTCAAAACTCCTGCTGACAGCACTATGAAGCTTGCAATGCGTATGTATGAGCCGTATCTGACTCATTTCTTATATTCATCGCAGAGCGATCCAACGATAAATATCAGTATCGAAGGCAGGAATGAGCAGATAATCGTTCACATGGGCAATATCAAGGGAGCGTTTGCTGATCTTGGAAAGGATAGTGAGACGACCTCTGCTTACGATGAATCCAATGTTGTAATTGATGAAAAGTTTTTTAAAGAAATACAACGGCAGGGTGAAGAAGCAAGTCTGGCTTATGAGGAGTCTCAGAAAGAACAATCAGAATAAAGCTGCTGCGGCAGCTCGCTGAAAACAAAAGAAAGCAGAAACAGCCCTTCGTGAAAACGGAGGGCTGTTCTAATGCAAAAAAGATGCTGTCTGCGGGGGGAGCTGCAGACAGCGAGGATAGAGGAATGGTGTATAGAACAGATCGCGTGTCGATCTTGGATCAGGCTGCGGAGCGGAGCTTCTCAGGCTTGGTTTTGGGAGTTGCTGTATGTTTGCGGAGAGTGTGCTCGAATGCGGCTGCATTGAGGATAAGAGCTCCTAACCATGCGGAGGCTTCTGCGTAGGCAGTAGCACGGAAGCCTATGACGGGTATGAACAGTGCGATAACGCCTATTCTCAGCGCCATTTCGGCAATTCCCGATATCATGGGTACAAGGGGCTTTCCGAAGCCCTGATTGCCGTTGCGGAATATGAACAGGAAGTCAACTCCGAAGAGGAATATGCCGCATATGGGCAGATAGGTCTTTGCAATGGCGATGGGCTCCGAGCCGCTCACCATTATTCTTGCCAGATATGTGGGCAGGAATACCATTGCCGAGCCCAGTACCACATAGGCGATAGTTGCTATTGTAAGGCATACGTGAAGACCCTCGCGGATGCGGTCGAATCTCCGTGCGCCGAAGTTCTGGCTGGTGAATGCAGACATTGCGAAGCCTGCTGTGCATGCGGGCTGCATAAAGAGATTGATGAACTTGCTGCAAGCGGAATATGCGGTAGTATAGGCAACTCCCAAACCGTTTACGAAGTACTGTATCACCATGCAGCCCACAGCTGTGATGGAGTTCATAAGTGCCATTGGAAGACCGTTTTTGAAGAGCTCGGCGTAAAGAGCGCCGTTGCCGCGGAAGTCCGTCTTTGTTATGCTGAGTACATCTATTTTGCGTATCTTCATAAAGCATATCAGGGCTGAAACTATCTGTGAGAATATGGTAGCTATCGCAGCTCCCTCAACTCCTGTTTTCAGTACGAATATGCAGAATGTATCGAGGAAGAGGTTGACGACAGTGGAGATTATTATGGCTATAAAGGGTGTTTTGCTGTCGCCGAGGGCGCGGAGTATGCATGAGCAGAGATTATATGCGATAGTAGCCATAAGTCCGCCGAATATGAAGTAGCCGTATACAAGACCGTCGTGCATTATTGCTTCATCAGTGCGGAGCAGGTGGAGGACAGGCTTCAGAAAGGCTGTGCTGAGCAAAGTGAGTACAAGTGCTATGATAAAGCAGAGCATTGCCGATGAAGCCACGGAGCGGCGGAGCTTTTTGTAGTCCTTGGCGCCGAAGCTCTGTGCGGTTATTACCGAGAAGCCGTTGGCAAGTCCCATTGAGAAGCCGAATATAAGGAATGTGAGAGATGACATATTGCCTACAGCTGCAAGAGCGTTGTCACCGAGACCCTTGCCGACTATGGCTGTATCAGCGATATTGTACATCTGCTGGAGCATATTTGTCAGCAGCATGGGAAAGTAGAATTTCAATATAAGCGAGCTGACTTTTCCCTGTGTAAGGTCGTTTGCCTTTGCCATATGAATGCCCCCTTCTGTAAACTTGTCTGTGTGATTTCTTGACTTTATTATAGTCAAACTAAGTCGGAAATTATATCAGATCTATTGCATTTATATCAAAAATCGGTTATAATGAATGCAAGTGCATTCATTATAATTGATCTTAATGCCCTTGCAGATACGCAAATCAAAGATTTGCTCCCTGCAATCGGGCAATTATACCATAACGCTTCGCTTATATGGTATAATGAATGCAAAAGCATTCATTATAATTGATCTTAATGCCCTTGCAGATACGCAAATCAAAGATTTGCTCCCTGCAATCGGGCGATTATACCATATTCGCTTCGCTTATACGGTATAATGAATGCAAAGCATTCATTATAATTGATCTTAATGCCCTTGCAGATACGCAAATCACAGATTTGCTCCCTGCAATCGGGCAATTATACCATAACGCTTCGCTTATATGGTATAATGAATGCAAAGCATTCATTATAATTGATCTTAATGCCCTTGCAGATACGCAAATCACAGATTTGCTCCCTGCAATCGGGCAATTATACCATAACGCTTCGCTTATATGGTATAATAGGATCATCGCAATTTATGTACACTACACAGCAAATTATGAGCAGAAAGGAGAGCTTATGAAAACCGACCGTGACCTTAATTACAGGCTATATATACAGCGGAATGACGGCTTTACGCGGAATCCCTTTCAGAGTGAGCTGAGCTACTACAGAACGGTCCAGTCAGGGGACGTTGAGGGCGTAAAGAAGCGCTTTGAATTAGTGAGAAAGAACTTCTTTCAGGGCAAGGGAACTCTTTCCGACGACCCTGTGCGCAATATCGTCTACCATTTCGTTACCTCGGTAGCTCTTGTGTGCCGTTTCTGTGTTGAGGGCGGAATGCCACATGATACCGCATATACCCTCAGCGACATATACATACAGAGAGCCGACAAGATGAATGACATCGAAAAGATAATTGACCTTTTCGTTGAAATGCAGCTCGATTTTGCTGAGCGAATGAGAGTTCTCAAAAAAGAGAATGTCATATCTCTCCATGTGCGCAGGTGCATAGACTACATCTACGAGCATCTCCACGAGGAGCTGACCCTGACTATCCTTGCGGACTATGTGGGGCTGAATCAGTCATATCTCTCAAAGCTCTTTTCAAAGGAAACAGGCATGAGTGTGAAATCCTTCGTCACAAAGGCGAAGATATCCACAGCGGAGAACCTGCTGAAAAACTCGGATTTTTCATGCCTTGATATTTCACTTGCACTGGGATTTTCCTCACAGAGCGCCTTTATCAGCGTTTTCAGAAAGCTCAACGGAATGACTCCCAAAAAGTACAGGGAGCTGCACTACATGGACGTTATTGAATGATATGAGATACAGGAATATAAAAGCGGCTGAGTTTATCAGCCGCCCCAACAGATTTATTGCAAAGGTTCGCATTGACGGGCATGAGGAGACCGTTCACGTCAAGAATACGGGCAGGTGCAGGGAGCTTCTCACTGAGGGCTGCCGTGTATATCTTGAGGGCTCGGACAATCCTGCCCGCAAGACTAAATACGACCTTGTTGCGGTGGAAAAGCTCAGGAGCGGCAAGCCGCCACTGCTTGTGAATATGGATTCTCAAGTCCCCAATGCTGCCGTTGAGGAATGGCTGAGAAAAGGAGAGCTTTTCTCACAGCATGCGGTGATACGCCGTGAATGTACATACGGTTCTTCAAGATTTGATTTCCGCATAGATGAGGAGGAGAGGACTTCATTTCTCGAAGTTAAGGGCGTAACTCTTGAAAACGACGGCATCGCTTCATTTCCCGATGCTCCCACGGAGCGGGGAGTGAAGCATATCCATGAGCTGATACGGGCGCATAAAGAGGGCTTCGGCGCATATATTCTATTCGTCGTTCAGATGAAAGAGATGACTGAGCTTCGCCCAAATGACGCTACTCATAAAGCCTTTGGCGACGCACTGAGACTTGCACAGGCTGAGGGAGTGAAGCTGTTTGCCTACGACTGCATAGTAACTCCCGACAGCATAACCATAGATAAACCACTTCCCATAAGAACGGAGCTTTGATATGAACTGGAAAACACTTCTTTGTGAAAAAAGACGCAGAAGCTACTCTACATCGGCTGTAAGTGCAGACCCGAGAAACGAATTCCAAAAGGACTATCACAGGATAATCGGCAGCGCTTCATTCCGCCGCTTGCAGGACAAGACGCAGGTATTCCCTCTGGACAGGGGAGACTTTGTGCGTACACGCCTTACCCATTCGCTGGAGGTCTCCTCCTTTGCAAAATCCCTCGGACAGATGATATTCCGCAATATACTGCAATTCAAGAAGGACAGCGGACTGGAAGAGTCCGACATTGAGAAGATATGCAGCATACTTGAATGTGCGGGGCTTGTCCACGATATCGGCAATCCGCCCTTCGGACATTTCGGCGAGGACTACGTCCGCGACTGGTTCAGGAGAAATCTTCCCGAAATGGAGTTGGGCGGCAAAAAGCTAAATGAGCTGCTGACACCTCAGATGATGGGGGACCTCTGCAACTTTGAGGGCAATGCACAGGCGCTGAGACTGCTTACAAAGCTGCATTTTCTCGTTGATGAAAACGGCATGAATCTGACCTATCCGCTGCTCAATACCATAATAAAGTATCCCGTGCCGTCCACAGGTATCAACAAAAAAAGCGGCAACATCAAGGATAAGAAAATGGGCTATTACTACGCCGATAAGGACATATTCGAGGACATTGTGAACTCCACGGGAGCTGTTGACTGCCGCCACCCGCTGGCGTTTATCCTTGAAGCCGCCGACGATATCGCCTACAAGACTGCTGATACAGAGGACGCTGTGAAGAAAGGCTTCATAACCTATTCTCAACTTGTATATGAGCTGAAAAATACATATATGAACAAATGCGCCGACAACGGTGAGCGAGAGGAATACTGCCGAGCCGTTGAAAAGCTGGAAAGCTATTACGGACAGGCAGTTGAGAAAGGCTTGTCCTCTCCCGAGCAGAACGCAGTCCAGCGCTGGATAATCTATGTGCAGGGCGTACTGCTGAGATGTGCCGCTTACGGTTTCACAAGCAATTACAGCGATATAATGGAGGGCAGCTTTCCCAAGGAGCTCCTTGCAGTTTCCCACGGCAGCGTTCTTGCATATGCGCTGGGAGATATGGCTTATCGTTTCGTTTTCAAGTCCAAGGAGATATACAAGCTTGAAGTTGCGGCAGGGGAGACATACGAATTCCTGCTGAGCAAGTTCGTACGTGCTGCACTGCTCTTTGATACGGAATATGAAAGCTCCGCAATTGAGCAGCGTGTCATGCGGCTCATATCAGAGAACTATATTCGCGCCTACAAAGTCAGCGCAGAGGGCAAGTCCGAGGTTGAAAAGCTGTATCTGCGGCTCATGCTTGTTACGGACTACATCTGCGGCATGACTGACGGCTACGCAAGAAAACTATACAGGGAGCTGAGCGGAATTGAGTGAGAAAAAGAATAAGTCTGCCAAAAAGCGTATCTTCGACATTATCCAGATAGGCAACAGAGACGACCTGCCAAGCAGGCTGTTCGACTACTTCATAGTTGCGGTCATACTGCTGAATATCACTATTGTTTTTCTCGGAACATTTGACGAGCTGTCAGGCTTATCGGGAATTTTCAGAATTATTGAGGGAGTTACCGTACTTGTATTCTGTGTGGAGTATATCCTGCGTATCTGGACGGCGGATATGCTCTATCCGAAAAAGAGTCACATGGGAGCAAGACTGAAATTCCTGCGCTCCTTTGACGGCATCGTTGACCTGCTGACTATACTGCCTTTTTTCTTCCTCAGCGGCTTCATCGTGTTCCGTATGCTGAGAGTAGTGCGTATACTGCACCTGTTCAGAGTAAATGCCCACTATGATTCGTTCCACGTCATAACCACAGTACTTGTGGAAAAGAAAAACCAGATAATATCATCGGTGTTCATAATCATAGTCCTTATGCTTGCATCGTCCCTTGGTATATACAGCGTGGAGCATGACGCGCAGCCCGAGGTTTTCCGCAACGCCTTTTCGGGTATATGGTGGAGCGTTTCCACGCTTCTCACCGTGGGCTACGGAGACATCTATCCCGTTACGGTAATAGGAAAGATACTGGCTATATGCAGCGCTTTTCTCGGCGTTGGCGTAGTCGCTATCCCCACCGGTATCATCAGTGCAGGATTCGTTGAGCAGTACACCAAGAAGCAGTACTCCGACGTGAGATTCAGCGACCTTGACGAGATAGGGGAGATACTTGTTGACAAGAACAGCGAGTTCAAAAACATGACTGTGGCGGAGTACACATTGAAGTATAATATCGTTATCCTTGTTATCCTCCGCGGAGATCTTACTGTTGTGCCAAATGAAAATATGCGTATCAAGCAAAATGATATACTTATTGTGCGCGGTGATAAGATTGATAAGTGAATAATTTATATAAATATAAAAAAGAACGCAATAATTGTAAAGAATCGCCAAATAATGCTTCCCCTTATTGACATTTGTGAATATAAATGTTATAATATACTTGCGAAAATAATTGGGTTATTATTTGAGCGTGACCAAAGTCAGCCATCTGCACAACGGCTGTACGGAGGTAATTTCTTTGTAAAGGACAAGTCGGAAAAGCTGTATTCATAGGCCGAATACAGCTTTTGTCCTTTTTTATGAGCATAAAAAAGGTCTCCCGAGGGAGACCTTTAGTATTTGTTAAAAAAAGCTTTACAGTTATTCCTTATTTCTTGTTATTTATTGTTTTTGCGGGCATTATTCTCATGTCCGCTGTTTTTTTCTACGTTATCACGTCCTTTATCGTCAGCGCACCATATGGTTATGGCTGACAGAAGTATGGTTACGATCATTATTCTGAGCACTCAGCTTTATCGCTTAGCTGCCGCAGAAAAGCTCGTAAAGTCTGTCGGGCATTGGAGCATCACCACAGTCAGTACCGTCAGTTCCATACCTCATGACCCATTTGTGGTCGAAGTTAAGTGCGTATACCCTGTTGTTATCATCTGCATCTATGAGATACGTATTAGGCATTTCATATTCGGTTACCGCAAACTCAGCTGCTGTGATCTGTCGGTAATTAATGCTTCTGAGTATCTCGAACATCTCGGGACACTGATAAGAACGCCATGTGACATTTGACATTTTGGTGCATGGAAGATGTATTACCCAGTCATCTGTCGTTGGCTCGGGCTCAGTTACCTTTGGAGCTGTTGTCTTTGCTGTAGTTGTTGTCGTTTTGGCGGTAGTTACAGGTTTTTGTGTCGTCGGAGCAGGTAATGTCTTTGCTGGCTCGGCTGTTGTTCTCTCTGTGGGAGTTTCAGCAGGATTCTCTGGCTCTGTAACTGCGGGTGTTTGGTCTTTTTCGTCGTTATAGCAATCAACACGCTCAGGCTTATTGTCTGCTTTGTCAGTGGTCACTGTATTTGTACTTTCCTTTGTTTCTTTCTTTTCTGCCTTTGAGGTCTTTTGAGTGTTGGTCGTTGCAGCTTCCGTGCTCTCTGACTGCTTGTCCGCAGTTTCTGTTGTGCTTTCCGTAGCCGCAGGAATTATGATCTCAGACGGCTCTATCTGCCGTGGGGGACGGTTCTTGTAGAGCAGAGCTCCCACCGCTCCGAAGCCTGCAATAAGTATGAATGCTGACGCGAGGGCTGCAATGCGCTGCCATTTGATACCGCTGCGGACTTCAACTCCGGAAACAGTAACAGCATTTTCCTGTTCAGTCGCGCTGTTCTCAGACAGCTTTTCGGAGGGGATCCCAGCTTCCCTGATAAGGTCGTCGTCAATGAGGTCAATGGCTTCAAACAGCTTCATTTTATTCATAATAGTAACCTTCCTTTCTTAAATAGTCTTTCAGTTTCTTTCTTGTTCTGAACAGATATGTGGCCACAGTTTTTTCGTTCATATCGAAGAACTCCGCGATCTTTGAAAGACTGTCGCCGTACCAGTAGCGCCTGATGAATATCTTTCTGTGCCTTTCGTCCTGAGTCCTGAGAAAAAGACTTATGAGCTTTGCAAGCTTCTGTGCAGATATGTCTTCCTGCCGCGTATCGGGGATACACTCTGCAAGCTCGTCCAGCGAAACACTGAACTGTGAATTGCGCTTAATAGCGGAGTTGTATTTCAGCTTGTCTATAGCCTTGTTCTTAACTATTCGGCAAAGATATGTTCTGAGGTCATTGGGTTCGTCAGGCGGTATCCTGTTCCATATATCGTAGTATACGGAGTTGATACACTCCTCGATATCTTCACGCTGAGAGAGGATATTTCCCGCAATATGGAAGCAGAGCCGTCCGTATTTCAGCTTTAGTTCTTCGATCGCCTGTTCATCTCTGTTTCGGAACAGTTCAATGATGCTTTCATCATTCATGGTGTATTCCTCCTTTCGGGAGGTTGAGGTCCCTCTTGCTAATATAGTCGATTTATTTCGGGGAATATTTCACTTTGTTATAAAAAAGATCCGCGCTTCACCTGCTGCGAAACGCGAACCCTTACAAATAATCAAGTTCGGCAGATCATGACCTGACGGATATCGTTCTTTTATAGTGCCTTTTTTAATTTCATCAGGCTGACTTTTAATCCTTCCACATATATCCTATTTTTATGACCGTTTCAATATGGCAGCTTGCTGCGCCAAGAGCAGCACGTAGCTTCTTTACGTGGGTATCAACTGCTCTGTCAACGCCCTCGTAGTCGATGCCCCACACGCTGTCAAGTATCCTGTCACGGCTGAGGGCGATATTCTTATTGTCAATAAAATACATCAGCAGTTCATATTCCTTTGGAGCCATGACAGCTTCCTTGCCGTTGACAGTCACGTATCTTCTTGCAGGCTCTATCTCCAGCTCACCGATCTTTAGTATGCCGTTTTTGATGATAAGTCCATGGTAGCGCTTGATAAGTGCTTTTATCTTGACCAGCAGGAGCTTTGTCGAAAAGGGCTTGGTCATATACTCGTCCGCGCCTACTTCATAGCCCTCAACGATATCGTTTTCCTCCCCAAGAGCCGTAAGGAAGATAACAGGCACATCATAGCTTTTTCTTATGGCTTTGCAGACCTCTTTGCCGTCCCTGCCGGGCATCATTATATCCAGAACGATAATGTCGTACCTGTTTTTCTCTGCATACAGAGCAGCTTCATTGCCGTCTGCCGCAGTATCTACGTCAAAGCCGTTCT
Coding sequences:
- a CDS encoding MATE family efflux transporter, coding for MAKANDLTQGKVSSLILKFYFPMLLTNMLQQMYNIADTAIVGKGLGDNALAAVGNMSSLTFLIFGFSMGLANGFSVITAQSFGAKDYKKLRRSVASSAMLCFIIALVLTLLSTAFLKPVLHLLRTDEAIMHDGLVYGYFIFGGLMATIAYNLCSCILRALGDSKTPFIAIIISTVVNLFLDTFCIFVLKTGVEGAAIATIFSQIVSALICFMKIRKIDVLSITKTDFRGNGALYAELFKNGLPMALMNSITAVGCMVIQYFVNGLGVAYTTAYSACSKFINLFMQPACTAGFAMSAFTSQNFGARRFDRIREGLHVCLTIATIAYVVLGSAMVFLPTYLARIMVSGSEPIAIAKTYLPICGIFLFGVDFLFIFRNGNQGFGKPLVPMISGIAEMALRIGVIALFIPVIGFRATAYAEASAWLGALILNAAAFEHTLRKHTATPKTKPEKLRSAA
- a CDS encoding helix-turn-helix transcriptional regulator; its protein translation is MKTDRDLNYRLYIQRNDGFTRNPFQSELSYYRTVQSGDVEGVKKRFELVRKNFFQGKGTLSDDPVRNIVYHFVTSVALVCRFCVEGGMPHDTAYTLSDIYIQRADKMNDIEKIIDLFVEMQLDFAERMRVLKKENVISLHVRRCIDYIYEHLHEELTLTILADYVGLNQSYLSKLFSKETGMSVKSFVTKAKISTAENLLKNSDFSCLDISLALGFSSQSAFISVFRKLNGMTPKKYRELHYMDVIE
- the sfsA gene encoding DNA/RNA nuclease SfsA; its protein translation is MRYRNIKAAEFISRPNRFIAKVRIDGHEETVHVKNTGRCRELLTEGCRVYLEGSDNPARKTKYDLVAVEKLRSGKPPLLVNMDSQVPNAAVEEWLRKGELFSQHAVIRRECTYGSSRFDFRIDEEERTSFLEVKGVTLENDGIASFPDAPTERGVKHIHELIRAHKEGFGAYILFVVQMKEMTELRPNDATHKAFGDALRLAQAEGVKLFAYDCIVTPDSITIDKPLPIRTEL
- a CDS encoding deoxyguanosinetriphosphate triphosphohydrolase, which encodes MNWKTLLCEKRRRSYSTSAVSADPRNEFQKDYHRIIGSASFRRLQDKTQVFPLDRGDFVRTRLTHSLEVSSFAKSLGQMIFRNILQFKKDSGLEESDIEKICSILECAGLVHDIGNPPFGHFGEDYVRDWFRRNLPEMELGGKKLNELLTPQMMGDLCNFEGNAQALRLLTKLHFLVDENGMNLTYPLLNTIIKYPVPSTGINKKSGNIKDKKMGYYYADKDIFEDIVNSTGAVDCRHPLAFILEAADDIAYKTADTEDAVKKGFITYSQLVYELKNTYMNKCADNGEREEYCRAVEKLESYYGQAVEKGLSSPEQNAVQRWIIYVQGVLLRCAAYGFTSNYSDIMEGSFPKELLAVSHGSVLAYALGDMAYRFVFKSKEIYKLEVAAGETYEFLLSKFVRAALLFDTEYESSAIEQRVMRLISENYIRAYKVSAEGKSEVEKLYLRLMLVTDYICGMTDGYARKLYRELSGIE
- a CDS encoding ion transporter, which codes for MSEKKNKSAKKRIFDIIQIGNRDDLPSRLFDYFIVAVILLNITIVFLGTFDELSGLSGIFRIIEGVTVLVFCVEYILRIWTADMLYPKKSHMGARLKFLRSFDGIVDLLTILPFFFLSGFIVFRMLRVVRILHLFRVNAHYDSFHVITTVLVEKKNQIISSVFIIIVLMLASSLGIYSVEHDAQPEVFRNAFSGIWWSVSTLLTVGYGDIYPVTVIGKILAICSAFLGVGVVAIPTGIISAGFVEQYTKKQYSDVRFSDLDEIGEILVDKNSEFKNMTVAEYTLKYNIVILVILRGDLTVVPNENMRIKQNDILIVRGDKIDK
- a CDS encoding RNA polymerase sigma factor, coding for MNDESIIELFRNRDEQAIEELKLKYGRLCFHIAGNILSQREDIEECINSVYYDIWNRIPPDEPNDLRTYLCRIVKNKAIDKLKYNSAIKRNSQFSVSLDELAECIPDTRQEDISAQKLAKLISLFLRTQDERHRKIFIRRYWYGDSLSKIAEFFDMNEKTVATYLFRTRKKLKDYLRKEGYYYE
- a CDS encoding response regulator transcription factor — its product is MEEKYRILLAEDEKGLRDITALFLRKNGFDVDTAADGNEAALYAEKNRYDIIVLDIMMPGRDGKEVCKAIRKSYDVPVIFLTALGEENDIVEGYEVGADEYMTKPFSTKLLLVKIKALIKRYHGLIIKNGILKIGELEIEPARRYVTVNGKEAVMAPKEYELLMYFIDNKNIALSRDRILDSVWGIDYEGVDRAVDTHVKKLRAALGAASCHIETVIKIGYMWKD